One genomic region from Streptomyces sp. NBC_00582 encodes:
- a CDS encoding amidohydrolase family protein yields the protein MIETPSLVDQYCHGVLRTELGLGTFEARLARTEGPPAPGTTLFDTQTGFAVRRWCPPLLGLEPHCTPARYLARRRELGVLESGRRLLRGSGITTYLVDTGLPGDLTGPDELASAADAEAREIVRLELLAEQVADTSGTVEAFLANLAEAVHSAAAGAVAFTSVAGVRHGLALAPEPPGPGEVRGAAGRWLAARRVGGELSDPVLLRHLLWIAVASGLPLQLHAGLAEPGLRIDRTDPALLTDFARATAGLGTDLVLLHGYPYHRHAAHLAAVLPHVYTDSGAALVRTGARAATVLAEILELAPFGKILFSSGAQALPELHVVGARLFREALGRVLGGWVAEGAWSLTDAQRVAGMVAAGNARRVYGLS from the coding sequence ATGATCGAAACGCCGTCCCTGGTGGACCAGTACTGCCACGGCGTGCTCAGAACGGAGCTGGGTCTCGGCACCTTCGAGGCCCGGCTGGCCCGTACCGAGGGCCCGCCCGCCCCCGGTACGACCCTGTTCGACACCCAGACCGGTTTCGCCGTACGCCGCTGGTGCCCCCCGCTGCTCGGCCTGGAACCGCACTGCACACCCGCCCGTTATCTCGCCCGGCGCCGTGAACTCGGCGTACTGGAATCGGGCCGCAGACTCCTGCGCGGCAGCGGCATCACGACCTACCTCGTCGACACCGGACTGCCCGGCGACCTCACCGGCCCGGACGAGCTGGCCTCCGCCGCGGACGCCGAGGCCCGTGAGATCGTCCGCCTCGAACTCCTGGCCGAACAGGTCGCCGACACCTCCGGCACGGTCGAGGCGTTTCTCGCCAATCTCGCCGAGGCGGTCCACTCGGCCGCCGCCGGCGCCGTCGCCTTCACCTCCGTCGCCGGGGTCCGGCACGGCCTCGCCCTCGCGCCCGAACCGCCCGGCCCCGGTGAGGTGCGCGGTGCCGCGGGCCGCTGGCTGGCCGCCCGCCGCGTCGGCGGCGAGCTGAGCGACCCCGTGCTGCTACGGCACCTGCTGTGGATCGCCGTCGCCTCGGGACTGCCCCTCCAACTGCACGCCGGGCTCGCCGAACCGGGCCTGCGCATCGACCGCACCGACCCCGCGCTGCTGACCGACTTCGCCCGCGCCACCGCGGGCCTCGGCACCGACCTGGTCCTGCTCCACGGCTACCCCTACCACCGCCACGCCGCCCATCTCGCCGCCGTCCTCCCGCATGTCTACACCGACTCCGGCGCCGCGCTCGTGCGCACCGGCGCCCGCGCCGCGACGGTCCTCGCGGAGATCCTGGAACTGGCCCCCTTCGGCAAGATCCTGTTCTCCAGCGGGGCGCAGGCGCTGCCCGAGCTGCACGTGGTCGGCGCCCGGCTGTTCCGCGAGGCGCTCGGCAGGGTCCTGGGCGGCTGGGTCGCCGAGGGCGCGTGGTCGCTCACGGACGCCCAGCGGGTGGCCGGCATGGTGGCGGCGGGGAACGCCCGGCGGGTGTACGGGCTGAGCTGA
- a CDS encoding COX15/CtaA family protein translates to MVGVPNVTRADAVAAVRNPLAFIADRWTPAPRTVQRAALSALVMSVVIVVTGGAVRLTGSGLGCPTWPKCTADSLTATSAMGFHGAIEFGNRMLTYVLCAAVGWAIIAARAEKPRRRGLTRLGWAQFWLVMSNAVLGGIVVLVGLNPYTVAAHFLLASALIAVAAVMWQRTREGDGEPRPLVGKPVRQLVWFLVVASSLLIAVGTVVTGAGPHAGDSSEVERMPLDWETVAKLHAVLAWIVVTLTFALWFILKAVDAPRGPLNRTRELFLVLLAQGVIGYVQYFTNLPEVLVGLHMLGSALVWIWVLLVLLALRERPATTVGLPGPAAEATVGSNA, encoded by the coding sequence ATGGTGGGCGTGCCAAACGTGACCCGCGCCGACGCCGTAGCCGCCGTGCGCAACCCGCTCGCCTTCATCGCCGACCGCTGGACCCCCGCACCCCGGACGGTTCAGCGGGCGGCCCTGTCCGCGCTCGTGATGTCGGTGGTCATCGTGGTCACCGGCGGTGCGGTACGCCTCACCGGCTCCGGCCTCGGCTGCCCGACCTGGCCCAAGTGCACCGCCGACTCGCTCACCGCGACGAGCGCGATGGGCTTCCACGGCGCCATCGAGTTCGGCAACCGCATGCTGACGTACGTCCTGTGCGCCGCCGTCGGCTGGGCGATCATCGCCGCGCGCGCGGAGAAGCCGCGGCGCCGGGGGCTGACCCGGCTGGGCTGGGCGCAGTTCTGGCTGGTGATGAGCAACGCGGTCCTCGGCGGGATCGTGGTGCTGGTCGGCCTCAACCCGTACACGGTCGCGGCGCACTTCCTGCTCGCCTCGGCGCTGATCGCGGTCGCCGCCGTGATGTGGCAGCGCACCCGGGAGGGGGACGGGGAGCCCCGGCCGCTGGTGGGCAAGCCGGTGCGGCAGCTCGTGTGGTTCCTGGTCGTCGCCTCGTCGCTGCTGATCGCGGTCGGCACGGTGGTGACCGGGGCGGGCCCGCACGCGGGTGACTCCAGCGAGGTCGAGCGGATGCCGCTGGACTGGGAGACGGTGGCCAAGCTGCACGCGGTGCTCGCGTGGATCGTGGTGACGCTGACCTTCGCCCTGTGGTTCATCCTCAAGGCGGTCGACGCCCCGCGGGGCCCGCTGAACCGCACCCGGGAGCTGTTCCTGGTGCTGCTCGCCCAGGGGGTCATCGGTTACGTGCAGTACTTCACGAACCTCCCCGAGGTCCTGGTCGGGCTGCACATGCTGGGGTCGGCGCTGGTGTGGATCTGGGTGCTGCTGGTGCTGCTGGCGCTGCGCGAGCGTCCGGCGACGACGGTCGGTCTGCCGGGTCCTGCGGCGGAGGCGACGGTCGGCTCGAACGCCTGA
- a CDS encoding tetratricopeptide repeat protein, giving the protein MGASRSNGDGSGKKLLVGLYTATTGSVAVLPIVADHANGPALWAVVSVTGLLAAASAFFTRHSLGRGAASSAEDPGSTEPAYVPPHNLPSLSRYFTGRDTELGRVREMLTDDDQQGAPRRIVVIHGMGGAGKTQLAVAHARTHAQADTATLTWWLPATSTERLRDRLLELAAILGVPAHESEYVVLARLWGWLRDNPGWLLVYDNVQPDGDETGPPADGPHGLEQFLPPDQCRGTILITTRVRQGWAELTEHRLELLGLSPTRGRAFLRLRIDGTAEDADDESLDALGKQLGWLPLDLETAGAYIEREGITVEEYLAQLPEHTSTNGFETFRLSVERISREAPEAENLLRLCSYLASEDVPHSALYEHRAVLPDGLRRAMESERVFHPMVRELVEHSLLTVSGDQRKGSVTFGVHPRVRQFIRSRMDQDDRVQWSQVAVRLVEAAFPAWPEQPEVRSACERLMPHADAVITEVSWASDDRIAYGTAHRALIELLHRVGVYQEQRCNWTRALTFFQWEAELRQDAGAPDGADALGRVTAQLAVARQHYLLAHLDDAHDECLKALVQCRRHTGDGPAFVELEALCHRQYGGVLREKILFDEALDAVREAVRIYEVQEDHEPGWESLEWAVAEQEIGMIHRNAGRLALALESYARAEARIPQRGSQVPAQHVLFRAMLRRDVGVVAQDRGDLGTAETELEAALAVFREHRGLEDFETSQVAKFLADVRRRQAEDLLEQARATWHPLRRRELRERGGEKLRSAAELLEPVLELHYNRSEAEPHKYAACLNKMGSLQAAQGLVVEALETFDTAHGIYTRKYGGDHHYRAKTLSRLGPVLLTAGDRAGAEVVLREAERIFRARLGDDHPSLVAVYERLAECTDDEREAADFLARAERIATALWHGTPARPDDTREDPALVAETRPS; this is encoded by the coding sequence ATGGGAGCGTCCAGGAGCAACGGGGACGGATCGGGCAAGAAGCTGTTGGTCGGCCTGTACACGGCCACGACGGGTTCGGTGGCGGTGCTGCCGATCGTGGCCGACCACGCGAACGGGCCCGCGCTGTGGGCCGTCGTCTCGGTGACGGGTCTCCTCGCCGCCGCCTCCGCCTTCTTCACCCGGCACTCGCTCGGGCGCGGCGCGGCGTCCTCCGCCGAGGACCCGGGCTCCACCGAGCCCGCGTACGTCCCGCCGCACAACCTGCCCTCGCTCTCCCGCTACTTCACCGGCCGGGACACCGAACTGGGGCGCGTCCGGGAGATGCTGACGGACGACGACCAGCAGGGCGCCCCGCGCCGGATCGTCGTCATCCACGGCATGGGCGGCGCCGGGAAGACCCAGCTCGCCGTGGCGCACGCCCGCACCCACGCGCAGGCCGACACCGCCACGCTGACCTGGTGGCTGCCCGCCACCAGCACCGAGCGACTGCGCGACCGGCTCCTCGAACTCGCCGCCATCCTGGGCGTGCCCGCGCACGAGAGCGAGTACGTGGTGCTGGCGCGGCTGTGGGGCTGGCTGCGCGACAACCCCGGCTGGCTGCTGGTGTACGACAACGTGCAGCCGGACGGCGACGAGACCGGGCCGCCGGCCGACGGCCCGCACGGCCTGGAGCAGTTCCTGCCCCCGGACCAGTGCCGGGGCACGATCCTGATCACCACCCGGGTCCGCCAGGGCTGGGCCGAGCTGACCGAGCACCGGCTGGAGCTGCTCGGCCTCAGCCCCACCCGGGGCCGTGCCTTCCTGCGGCTGCGCATAGACGGCACGGCCGAGGACGCCGACGACGAGTCGCTGGACGCGCTGGGCAAGCAGCTCGGCTGGCTGCCGCTGGACCTGGAGACGGCCGGCGCCTACATCGAGCGCGAGGGCATCACCGTCGAGGAGTATTTGGCCCAGCTGCCCGAGCACACCTCGACGAACGGGTTCGAGACGTTCCGGCTGTCGGTCGAGCGGATCTCGCGCGAGGCCCCGGAGGCGGAGAACCTGCTGCGGCTGTGCTCCTACCTGGCCTCCGAGGACGTACCGCACTCCGCGCTGTACGAGCACCGGGCGGTGCTGCCGGACGGGCTGCGGCGGGCCATGGAGAGCGAGCGGGTCTTCCATCCCATGGTCCGTGAGCTGGTCGAGCACTCGCTGCTCACGGTGAGCGGCGACCAGCGCAAGGGCTCGGTGACCTTCGGGGTGCATCCGCGGGTGCGCCAGTTCATCCGCAGCCGGATGGACCAGGACGACCGGGTCCAGTGGTCGCAGGTCGCGGTGCGGCTGGTGGAGGCCGCGTTCCCGGCGTGGCCGGAGCAGCCGGAGGTGCGCAGCGCCTGCGAGCGTCTGATGCCGCACGCCGACGCGGTGATCACCGAGGTGTCCTGGGCCTCGGACGACCGGATCGCGTACGGCACGGCCCACCGGGCGCTGATCGAGTTACTCCACCGCGTCGGCGTCTACCAGGAGCAGCGCTGCAACTGGACGCGCGCGCTCACCTTCTTCCAGTGGGAGGCAGAGCTGCGCCAGGACGCCGGCGCCCCGGACGGCGCGGACGCGCTCGGCCGGGTCACGGCCCAGCTCGCGGTGGCCCGCCAGCACTATCTGCTGGCCCACCTCGACGACGCGCACGACGAATGCCTGAAGGCGCTGGTGCAGTGCCGCCGCCACACCGGGGACGGCCCCGCGTTCGTCGAGCTGGAGGCGCTGTGCCACCGCCAGTACGGGGGCGTCCTGCGCGAGAAGATCCTGTTCGACGAGGCGCTGGACGCGGTCCGGGAGGCCGTGCGGATCTACGAGGTCCAGGAGGACCACGAGCCGGGCTGGGAGAGCCTGGAGTGGGCGGTCGCGGAGCAGGAGATCGGCATGATCCACCGCAACGCGGGGCGTCTCGCGCTCGCCCTGGAGTCGTACGCCCGCGCCGAGGCCCGCATCCCGCAGCGGGGCAGCCAGGTGCCGGCCCAGCATGTGCTGTTCCGGGCGATGCTGCGGCGGGACGTGGGCGTCGTCGCGCAGGACCGCGGCGATCTGGGCACCGCCGAGACCGAGCTGGAGGCCGCCCTCGCGGTGTTCCGGGAGCACCGGGGACTGGAGGACTTCGAGACGTCCCAGGTCGCCAAGTTCCTGGCCGACGTCCGTCGCCGGCAGGCCGAGGACCTGCTGGAGCAGGCCCGGGCCACCTGGCATCCGCTGCGCCGGCGCGAGCTGCGCGAGCGGGGCGGGGAGAAGCTGCGCTCGGCGGCCGAGCTGCTGGAGCCGGTGCTGGAGCTGCACTACAACCGCAGCGAGGCCGAGCCGCACAAGTACGCCGCCTGCCTGAACAAGATGGGCTCGCTGCAGGCCGCGCAGGGGCTTGTGGTGGAGGCCCTGGAGACGTTCGACACAGCGCACGGCATCTACACGCGGAAGTACGGCGGCGACCACCACTACCGCGCCAAGACCCTCTCGCGTCTCGGCCCGGTCCTGCTGACGGCCGGCGACCGGGCGGGCGCGGAGGTGGTGCTGCGCGAGGCCGAGCGCATCTTCCGGGCCCGTCTCGGCGACGACCACCCCTCGCTGGTCGCGGTGTACGAGCGGCTCGCCGAGTGCACCGACGACGAGCGGGAGGCCGCCGACTTCCTGGCCCGCGCCGAACGCATCGCCACGGCCCTGTGGCACGGCACCCCGGCGCGGCCCGACGACACCCGCGAGGACCCGGCCCTCGTCGCGGAGACCCGACCCTCGTGA
- a CDS encoding glycosyltransferase family 4 protein, protein MHVGLVHWSFPPCVGGVETHLWQFSRLLAAHGVDVTVFTGTPEAAVPGRSGVAGEGTITLERHSGLDLSPDVLPAPDEPELTSWFRELIIRRGIKVVHGHNLHHFSEAPARALAGLREELGLRLVHTYHSIWHEESNPAAEACRDWHLHFAVSDFLSEACTRQFGFKVKRRYLGIDTAAYLDVPVSGVQEPGMVLLPARLIPDKGAELAIRAVHHIIRNRSGSRVTPRLVLMRTGVENTVDFHGETVGFHGELLELIKELNIPAGVVEFTEAGVDHMRALYERASVVVYPSMFDEPMGLAPLEAMCAARPVVVTRMGGLDEGIEADEEIGFLVPDRNVAKLADRIALLLDDPARAEAVGRRAREHVVRHFDLRRFYLEPMLDLYREQQLSPA, encoded by the coding sequence ATGCATGTGGGACTGGTGCACTGGTCCTTTCCCCCCTGCGTGGGCGGGGTGGAGACCCATCTGTGGCAGTTCTCGCGCCTGCTCGCGGCCCACGGGGTCGACGTCACGGTCTTCACCGGGACACCCGAGGCGGCGGTGCCGGGCCGCTCCGGTGTCGCGGGCGAGGGCACGATCACCCTCGAGCGGCACTCGGGACTGGACCTCTCGCCGGATGTGCTCCCCGCTCCGGACGAACCCGAACTCACGTCCTGGTTCAGAGAGTTGATCATCCGTCGGGGAATCAAGGTCGTCCACGGCCACAATCTGCACCACTTCTCGGAGGCGCCGGCCCGCGCACTGGCCGGACTCCGGGAGGAACTCGGCCTGCGGCTCGTGCACACCTACCACAGCATCTGGCACGAGGAGTCGAATCCCGCGGCCGAGGCCTGCCGTGACTGGCATCTCCACTTCGCGGTCTCCGACTTCCTCAGTGAGGCGTGCACCCGGCAGTTCGGCTTCAAGGTGAAGCGCCGCTACCTGGGCATCGACACCGCGGCCTACCTCGACGTGCCCGTCTCCGGAGTGCAGGAACCCGGCATGGTGCTGCTCCCGGCGCGGCTGATCCCCGACAAGGGGGCCGAGCTGGCGATCAGGGCCGTGCACCACATCATCCGGAACCGGTCGGGTTCCCGGGTGACGCCCCGGCTGGTGCTCATGCGGACCGGTGTCGAAAACACGGTCGATTTCCATGGGGAAACGGTCGGATTCCATGGAGAATTGCTGGAACTCATCAAGGAACTGAACATTCCGGCGGGGGTCGTCGAATTCACCGAGGCCGGAGTCGACCATATGCGGGCACTCTACGAGAGAGCCTCCGTCGTGGTTTATCCCTCGATGTTCGACGAGCCCATGGGACTGGCCCCGCTGGAGGCGATGTGCGCCGCCCGGCCCGTCGTCGTCACCCGGATGGGCGGACTCGACGAGGGCATCGAGGCCGACGAGGAGATCGGCTTCCTGGTGCCCGACCGCAACGTGGCCAAGCTGGCCGACCGCATCGCCCTGCTCCTCGACGACCCCGCCCGCGCCGAGGCGGTGGGACGACGCGCCCGCGAGCACGTCGTACGTCACTTCGACCTGCGACGGTTCTACCTGGAACCGATGCTCGACCTGTACCGGGAGCAGCAGCTCAGCCCGGCGTGA
- a CDS encoding glycogen debranching N-terminal domain-containing protein, protein MRALQPLLHDVVICVAAPAFAASPRDGQLRGLRAEGFYGHDRRLLHTACLLIDRREPEPIGVQPLGPDQVRFTSVHRYPADRTDDPTVIIERVRTAGRGESILLRNVGTVSRLLHVELALATDLADIADVKRGRTGPPVRCAAVAGGLVWEAPTGRAEVRAVEPDGPAGAAAPHETGLGPAAATSRTAFPSPDAPASRTTFPPVTPAPPAGRQPDTPASPAGRQPDTASSPAGRQPDAAASSIRPRPDGRSSSAGPLPTSPPGITDGPEGGTFTWPRLLLRPGESRQLGLTVEGGAVPAPPGHPGAPSTGAPWSEPVVRGDRRLVALVRRGLGDLGALRLADPERTAPDGPEDQFIAAGCPWYLALFGRDSIWSARMMLPLGTGLARGTLWALARRQGTAHDVFREEAPGRILHELRPADAEHGHGLRLPSRYYGSVDATPLFVTLLVEAWHWGLPEADVAALLPYAERAMEWVLETSAGDEDGLVRYYPRPGGLRHQSWKDSEDAVRDAAGRRIEPPLALCEVQGYAYQAATGLAELLGARGRKEDSDRLRLWARGLRKRFSDAFWLDAPRGPAPRYVAIAVGRGLDPVSGPASNMGQLLSTGILDPRGCRDVAAWLASDELNSGWGLRSRSAALHGFNPMSYHGGSVWTHDTAIAIQGLCAAGCAAEASLLADGLLDAAAHFAYRMPELYGGDARTEDSPAPLAYPAACRPQGWSAASGVAVLSALLGLRPDAGRRTFGVRPTPFGPLQVSGLRLAGRDISVRVDREGRSRVGGLPEDWTVTPG, encoded by the coding sequence GTGCGTGCTCTGCAGCCCCTTCTCCACGACGTGGTGATCTGCGTCGCGGCCCCGGCCTTCGCCGCCTCGCCCCGGGACGGGCAGCTGCGCGGTCTGCGGGCGGAGGGCTTCTACGGCCATGACCGCAGGCTGCTGCACACGGCCTGTCTGCTGATCGACCGCCGTGAGCCGGAGCCGATCGGCGTGCAGCCGCTCGGGCCCGACCAGGTGCGGTTCACCTCCGTGCACCGCTACCCCGCCGACCGCACCGACGACCCCACGGTGATCATCGAGCGGGTGCGCACGGCCGGCCGGGGCGAGAGCATCCTGCTGCGCAACGTCGGCACGGTCTCCCGGCTGCTGCACGTGGAGCTGGCGCTCGCCACCGATCTCGCCGACATCGCCGATGTGAAGCGGGGCCGCACCGGTCCCCCCGTCCGGTGCGCGGCGGTCGCCGGAGGACTGGTGTGGGAGGCGCCGACGGGCCGGGCGGAGGTCCGCGCGGTCGAGCCGGACGGTCCGGCCGGCGCCGCCGCACCCCACGAGACCGGCCTCGGGCCGGCCGCCGCGACGTCCCGCACGGCCTTCCCCTCGCCCGACGCGCCCGCGTCCCGGACCACCTTCCCGCCCGTCACCCCCGCACCCCCGGCCGGCCGACAGCCCGACACCCCCGCCTCCCCAGCCGGCCGACAGCCCGACACCGCCTCCTCCCCGGCCGGCCGGCAGCCCGACGCCGCCGCGTCCTCGATCCGGCCACGGCCCGACGGCCGCTCCTCCTCGGCCGGTCCTCTCCCCACCTCCCCGCCCGGCATCACCGACGGACCGGAGGGCGGTACCTTCACCTGGCCCCGGCTGTTGCTGCGGCCCGGTGAGAGCAGGCAGCTCGGGCTGACGGTCGAGGGGGGCGCGGTCCCGGCGCCGCCCGGGCATCCGGGCGCCCCGAGCACCGGGGCGCCCTGGAGCGAGCCGGTGGTGCGCGGTGACCGTCGGCTGGTCGCCCTGGTCCGCCGGGGCCTCGGCGACCTGGGGGCCCTGCGGCTCGCGGACCCCGAGCGCACCGCGCCCGACGGCCCCGAGGACCAGTTCATCGCCGCGGGCTGCCCCTGGTACCTGGCGCTGTTCGGGCGGGACTCGATCTGGTCGGCCCGGATGATGCTGCCGCTCGGCACCGGTCTGGCCCGCGGCACGCTGTGGGCGCTGGCCCGCCGCCAGGGCACGGCCCACGACGTGTTCCGCGAGGAGGCGCCGGGGCGGATCCTGCACGAGCTGCGCCCCGCGGACGCCGAGCACGGCCACGGGCTCAGGCTGCCGTCGCGCTACTACGGCTCGGTCGACGCGACCCCGCTGTTCGTGACGCTGCTGGTGGAGGCCTGGCACTGGGGTCTGCCGGAGGCGGACGTGGCCGCGCTGCTGCCGTACGCCGAACGCGCGATGGAGTGGGTGCTGGAGACGAGCGCCGGGGACGAGGACGGGCTGGTGCGCTACTACCCGCGTCCGGGCGGGCTGCGCCACCAGTCGTGGAAGGACAGCGAGGACGCGGTGCGGGACGCGGCGGGCCGCCGTATCGAGCCGCCGCTGGCGCTGTGCGAGGTGCAGGGGTACGCCTACCAGGCGGCGACCGGGCTGGCGGAGCTGCTGGGGGCCCGGGGCCGCAAGGAGGACTCGGACCGGTTGCGGCTGTGGGCCCGGGGGCTGCGCAAGCGTTTCTCGGACGCGTTCTGGCTGGACGCGCCGCGGGGTCCCGCCCCGCGGTATGTGGCGATCGCGGTCGGCCGGGGCCTGGACCCGGTCAGCGGACCGGCGTCCAACATGGGGCAGCTGCTGTCCACCGGCATCCTCGACCCCCGGGGCTGCCGGGACGTGGCGGCCTGGCTGGCCTCGGACGAACTGAACTCGGGCTGGGGTCTGCGCAGCCGCTCCGCCGCGCTGCACGGCTTCAACCCGATGAGCTACCACGGCGGTTCCGTGTGGACCCACGACACGGCGATCGCGATCCAGGGGCTGTGCGCGGCGGGCTGCGCGGCGGAGGCCTCCCTGCTGGCCGACGGCCTCCTGGACGCGGCCGCCCACTTCGCCTACCGGATGCCGGAGCTGTACGGCGGGGACGCCCGCACGGAGGACTCCCCCGCCCCGCTGGCCTATCCGGCGGCGTGCCGGCCGCAGGGGTGGTCGGCGGCTTCGGGGGTGGCGGTGCTGTCGGCGTTGCTGGGGCTGCGGCCGGACGCGGGGCGCCGGACGTTCGGGGTACGGCCGACGCCCTTCGGCCCGCTGCAGGTGTCGGGGCTGCGGCTGGCCGGGCGGGACATCTCCGTGCGGGTGGACCGGGAGGGCCGCAGCCGGGTGGGGGGACTGCCGGAGGACTGGACCGTCACGCCGGGCTGA
- a CDS encoding ABC transporter permease yields the protein MIAAQATLETKMLLRNGEQLLLTVVIPTLLLVLFSSVDVVDTGAGEAVDFLTPGILALAVMSTAFTGQAIATGFERRYGVLKRLASSPLPRWGLMAAKTASVLVTEVLQVILLTVIAFALGWDPHGGPLAVLLLLVLGTAAFSGLGLLMAGTLKAEATLAAANLVFLLLLVGGGVVVPLDKFPPAAQDVLGLLPISALSDGLRDVLQHGAGMPWGDLGILAAWAVVGLAAAGRFFRWE from the coding sequence ATGATCGCGGCGCAGGCGACGCTGGAGACGAAGATGCTCCTGCGCAACGGCGAGCAGCTCCTGCTCACCGTGGTGATCCCGACGCTGCTGCTGGTGCTGTTCAGCAGCGTGGACGTCGTCGACACCGGCGCGGGCGAGGCGGTGGACTTCCTCACCCCCGGCATCCTCGCGCTGGCCGTCATGTCCACGGCCTTCACGGGCCAGGCCATCGCGACGGGCTTCGAGCGCCGCTACGGCGTCCTGAAGCGCCTCGCGTCCTCCCCGCTCCCCCGCTGGGGCCTGATGGCGGCGAAGACGGCGTCGGTGCTGGTCACCGAGGTCCTCCAGGTGATCCTGCTGACGGTGATCGCCTTCGCGCTGGGCTGGGACCCGCACGGCGGCCCCCTCGCCGTACTGCTCCTGCTGGTCCTCGGCACGGCCGCCTTCTCCGGCCTCGGTCTGCTGATGGCGGGCACCCTGAAGGCGGAGGCGACGCTGGCCGCCGCCAACCTGGTCTTCCTGCTACTGCTGGTGGGCGGCGGGGTCGTGGTGCCGCTGGACAAGTTCCCCCCGGCCGCCCAGGACGTCCTCGGTCTGCTGCCGATCTCGGCCCTTTCCGACGGTCTGCGGGACGTCCTCCAGCACGGCGCGGGCATGCCCTGGGGCGACCTGGGGATTCTGGCCGCGTGGGCGGTGGTCGGGCTCGCGGCGGCCGGTCGGTTCTTCCGCTGGGAGTGA
- a CDS encoding ABC transporter ATP-binding protein: MRTEPVVRVQALVKRYGTKTAVDGLELTARAGVTAVLGPNGAGKTTTIETCEGYRRADSGTVRVLGLDPVRQASELRPRIGVMLQSGGVYSGARADEMLRHVAKLHARPLDVDALIERLGLGSCGRTTYRRLSGGQQQRLALAMAVVGRPDLVFLDEPTAGLDPQARRATWDLVRDLRADGVSVILTTHYMDEAEQLADDVAIIDAGRLIAQGSPEELCRGGAENTLRFTGRPGLDVASLLKALPADSSAAELTPGSYRVMGKVDPQLLATVTSWCAQHGVMPDRISVERHTLEDVFLELTGKELRS, translated from the coding sequence ATGCGAACTGAGCCTGTCGTCCGGGTCCAGGCCCTGGTGAAGCGGTACGGGACGAAGACCGCGGTGGACGGCCTGGAGCTGACGGCCCGGGCGGGCGTCACCGCCGTCCTCGGACCCAACGGCGCCGGCAAGACGACCACGATCGAGACCTGTGAGGGGTACCGCAGAGCGGACTCCGGGACCGTACGGGTGCTCGGCCTCGACCCGGTCCGGCAGGCGTCCGAGCTGCGGCCCCGGATCGGTGTGATGCTCCAGTCCGGGGGTGTGTACTCGGGGGCGCGGGCCGACGAGATGCTGCGACACGTGGCGAAGCTGCACGCGCGTCCGCTGGACGTGGACGCGCTGATCGAACGGCTCGGGCTCGGCTCCTGCGGCCGGACGACCTACCGCCGGCTCTCCGGCGGACAGCAGCAGCGGCTCGCGCTGGCGATGGCCGTCGTCGGCCGCCCCGATCTGGTGTTCCTGGACGAGCCGACCGCCGGCCTCGACCCGCAGGCCCGCCGTGCCACCTGGGACCTGGTCCGGGACCTGCGCGCGGACGGTGTCTCGGTCATCCTGACCACCCACTACATGGACGAGGCCGAGCAGCTCGCCGACGACGTGGCGATCATCGACGCGGGCCGGCTCATCGCCCAGGGCTCCCCCGAGGAGCTGTGCCGCGGCGGCGCCGAGAACACGCTGCGCTTCACCGGCCGTCCCGGCCTCGACGTCGCCTCCCTGCTCAAGGCCCTGCCCGCCGACTCCTCCGCGGCCGAGCTGACGCCGGGCTCGTACCGGGTGATGGGCAAGGTCGACCCCCAGCTGCTGGCCACGGTCACCTCGTGGTGCGCGCAGCACGGGGTGATGCCGGACCGCATCTCGGTCGAACGCCACACCCTGGAGGACGTCTTCCTCGAACTGACCGGCAAGGAGCTGCGCTCGTGA
- a CDS encoding aminoglycoside N(3)-acetyltransferase produces the protein MPTPPPTGPLVTRETLAAQLRDLGVEPGEILLVHSSLRSLGWVCGGPVAVVQGLRDALGPDGTLVVPTQTGELSDPAVWSRPPVPREWWETIRATMPAYDPLVTPSRGLGVIPETVRTWPGALRSAHPQTSFAALGARAAEIVEGHALDCRLGERSPLARLERLGARVLLLGTGYDTCTSFHLAEYRIPAPLVEIGRPGPHGWETVTEVSIDSDRFDELGHDYERDRPVVRGTVGAAGVRLFPVADAVAYAERWLAVHRSREEEI, from the coding sequence ATGCCCACACCCCCTCCGACCGGCCCACTTGTCACTCGGGAGACCCTCGCGGCGCAGCTGCGGGACCTGGGTGTCGAACCGGGAGAAATCCTCCTCGTCCACTCCTCCCTCCGCTCCCTCGGCTGGGTCTGCGGAGGCCCTGTCGCGGTGGTCCAGGGACTGCGCGACGCCCTGGGGCCGGACGGGACGCTCGTGGTCCCGACGCAGACCGGCGAGCTGTCCGACCCCGCGGTGTGGAGCCGACCGCCGGTGCCACGGGAGTGGTGGGAGACGATCCGCGCCACGATGCCCGCCTACGACCCCCTCGTCACCCCCAGCCGGGGCCTCGGGGTGATCCCGGAGACCGTGCGCACCTGGCCGGGGGCCCTGCGCAGCGCCCACCCGCAGACCTCGTTCGCGGCGCTCGGGGCGCGGGCCGCGGAGATCGTCGAGGGCCACGCCCTCGACTGCCGGCTCGGTGAGCGCAGTCCGCTGGCCCGGCTGGAGAGGCTGGGGGCGCGGGTGCTGCTGCTGGGGACCGGATACGACACCTGCACCAGCTTCCACCTCGCCGAGTACCGGATCCCCGCCCCGCTGGTGGAGATCGGCCGGCCCGGTCCGCACGGATGGGAGACCGTGACCGAGGTGTCGATCGACTCCGACCGGTTCGACGAGCTCGGGCACGACTACGAGCGGGACCGGCCCGTCGTACGGGGGACGGTGGGCGCCGCCGGGGTGCGGCTGTTCCCCGTCGCGGACGCCGTCGCCTACGCCGAGCGCTGGCTGGCCGTGCACCGCTCGCGCGAGGAGGAAATCTGA